A window from Drosophila willistoni isolate 14030-0811.24 chromosome XR unlocalized genomic scaffold, UCI_dwil_1.1 Seg143, whole genome shotgun sequence encodes these proteins:
- the LOC6645377 gene encoding uncharacterized protein LOC6645377, with translation MITGPEARQTHRLLDLKKQQWAKEREEIARMDEMYHHQHTSSTSHHKIERTSIRTFYSNLDLTSNQTSSHSRGPLLQPQAQSQPQEYMNQLERYIEDLDNEADADYEDDDSLVYRRAGRRGSYATGMSSRQRYIELMPPQATSLQTAKGRMQHHSQRLRSPSLPAIRHQQQQQQQKLPNGGKSQTSIDPGNQPTLANRLNNNNQASQPSAPVQVIGCQEPEDTSGYLSDTPKNTHTPDIWYNDGASQNESISGMGSASMAEESSAAGIGVGIGMGLGGGVGVGVGRCRRLRQPPAQPPPAKLVIIRGRHGEDGGYLADGSYYPPPSSSNLSRDISSSNTYQVQGDFYERERARWATYNNMQQQAVPPPGWLSRGGKDSEDDIQSLQSSSTYLRGQNAPLDAHTLQERIDKRRRAAEYHNAIKKQLHERELIRKWELERHRQEEQMEEDRLRRQKQMEIERLEYERRQALEREEAQKKKQQVMLDAIAKAEVAAQKEKQKKRKNREEVKVKTTTKPELLRVQSVEEDEDDDQEEPQSQPQSQYQSQPQSQPQAQPTVVTEEKILIGTPINLRRTITKPIKVAAKDISPSEESQAGCSPQASFLNEDKENLALLMQPATLIPLPVTSDIFGLQNAIGNLQIATYFVQQSQPPSQQGMKAPQTGEPLSYSKATNTHRTEATSIYTEDGYQAEKEEEEAVAQTPFSASCCFSPDSLDVDEQNKLALIPIKTPMHLTGGTQEVEQKSHDLTDKQRKESFHTDVETQTELPLNCDLCLFHDNFYKVLLKREVSTTTTTQTSKTQTQPAQESAAEKDQDHETTTTTTTTTTTTFKAKSKDKELKEKERKKHSSKDKEAHKMDDRPKWGVNRPMVQYVKASDRDPFCLRKKKNHVSTAIGSKPPRSQSMDSRLDSVTIEDQEVNSTLSVGHHDDEEAEEGFLLKARNVCTEILPIKTDEKGRIFLNFREASAIMNEDEIKDKLRQKYFNFGRILPRRSWASATQHGLPFSSATAAAAAAITTAPPQAIVGDLADD, from the exons ATGATTACGGGACCAGAGGCCAGACAAACGCATCGCTTACTGGACTTGAAGAAACAGCAATGGGCTAAGGAGCGAG AGGAAATTGCCCGCATGGATGAGATGTATCATCATCAGCATACTTCATCCACATCGCACCACAAAATTGAGCGCACTTCGATACGGACTTTCTATTCCAATTTGGACTTGACATCGAATCAGACTTCCAGCCATTCGAGAGGACCGCTGCTGCAGCCTCAGGCACAGTCGCAGCCGCAGGAGTATATGAATCAATTGGAACGTTATATAGAGGACTTGGATAATGAAGCCGATGCTGATTATGAGGACGATGATTCGTTGGTCTATAGAAGAGCGGGCAGGAGGGGTAGTTATGCAACGGGCATGTCATCCAGACAAAGGTATATCGAACTTATGCCACCACAGGCCACCTCCCTGCAAACGGCCAAGGGACGCATGCAACATCATTCACAGAGACTGAGGAGTCCTAGTTTGCCAGCCATAAggcaccaacagcagcaacaacaacaaaaacttccCAATGGAGGCAAAAGCCAAACAAGCATTGATCCCGGCAACCAACCAACGTTGGCAAATcgattaaacaacaacaatcaggCAAGTCAACCGTCGGCTCCTGTTCAAGTTATTGGTTGCCAGGAGCCAGAGGATACTTCCGGCTATCTGAGCGACACGCCCAAGAATACACACACCCCCGATATTTGGTATAACGATGGGGCTAGTCAAAATGAGAGCATTAGTGGAATGGGTAGCGCCAGTATGGCAGAGGAATCAAGTGCAGCGGGAATCGGTGTAGGCATCGGCATGGGTTTGGGTgggggtgtgggtgtgggtgttgGTAGGTGTCGTCGTCTTAGACAACCTCCCGCCCAGCCGCCTCCAGCAAAGTTGGTTATAATCAGGGGTAGACATGGCGAAGATGGTGGTTACCTTGCCGATGG CTCGTATTACCCACCACCAAGTTCATCGAACCTAAGTCGCGATATCTCCTCTTCAAATACATATCAAGTGCAAGGAGATTTCTATGAACGGGAAAGGGCACGCTGGGCCACCTATAACAATATGCAACAGCAGGCAGTGCCGCCACCTGGCTGGTTAAGTCGCGGTGGCAAGGATAGCGAAGATGATATACAATCTCTGCAATCCTCCTCCACCTACTTGCGTGGACAGAATGCTCCCCTTGATGCCCATACGCTGCAGGAACGCATCGATAAGCGTCGACGGGCCGCCGAGTATCACAACGCGATCAAAAAGCAATTGCACGAACGGGAGCTAATACGAAAGTGGGAACTGGAGCGTCATCGCCAGGAGGAGCAAATGGAGGAAGATCGTCTCAGGCGGCAGAAGCAAATGGAGATAGAGCGTCTGGAGTATGAGCGACGGCAGGCTCTGGAGCGGGAGGAAGCCCAAAAGAAGAAACAGCAGGTGATGCTCGATGCCATTGCCAAGGCTGAGGTGGCAGCtcaaaaagagaaacaaaagaagCGCAAGAATCGCGAAGAAGTCAAGGTCAAGACCACCACCAAGCCGGAGCTACTGAGAGTGCAGTCTGTAGAGGAAGACGAGGATGACGACCAAGAGGAG CCTCAGAGTCAGCCTCAGAGCCAGTATCAGAGCCAGCCTCAGAGTCAGCCTCAGGCTCAGCCCACTGTGGTAACGGAGGAAAAAATATTGATAGGAACTCCTATCAATTTACGTCGGACCATAACTAAACCTATCAAGGTAGCCGCAAAGGATATTTCCCCATCGGAGGAGAGTCAAGCAGGATGCTCGCCCCAAGCCAGTTTCCTTAATGAAGACAAGGAGAATTTGGCCCTTTTGATGCAACCGGCTACCCTAATACCGTTACCGGTAACATCAGATATATTTGGACTACAGAATGCTATAGGAAATCTTCAAATTGCCACATATTTTGTGCAACAATCACAGCCTCCATCGCAGCAGGGGATGAAAGCTCCCCAAACGGGTGAACCACTCTCATATTCGAAGGCTACAAATACCCACAGAACAGAAGCAACCTCCATTTATACTGAAGACGGTTATCAGGCAGAGAAGGAAGAGGAGGAAGCTGTGGCACAGACACCATTCAGTGCCTCTTGCTGTTTTTCACCCGACTCCTTGGATGTGGACGAGCAAAACAAGCTAGCTCTGATTCCCATAAAGACCCCAATGCATCTAACAGGAGGCACACAAGAAGTTGAACAGAAATCTCATGATTTGACCGATAAACAGCGTAAGGAATCCTTTCACACTGATGTGGAAACGCAAACGGAATTGCCACTTAATTGCGATCTGTGCCTGTTTCACGACAATTTCTATAAGGTTTTACTCAAACGGGAAGTCTCAACGACCACGACGACTCAAACATCAAAGACTCAGACTCAACCTGCACAGGAATCGGCAGCGGAAAAGGATCAGGATCATgaaaccaccaccaccacaacaaCGACCACCACGACCACCTTCAAGGCCAAGAGCAAGGATAAGGAGCTGAAGGAGAAGGAGCGAAAGAAGCACTCGTCCAAGGATAAAGAGGCCCACAAGATGGATGATCGTCCCAAGTGGGGTGTTAATCGTCCAATGGTTCAATATGTAAAGGCCAGCGATCGGGATCCGTTCTGTTTgcggaaaaaaaagaatcacGTAAGCACCGCCATTGGCTCCAAGCCGCCGCGCTCCCAATCGATGGACTCTCGCCTTGATAGTGTCACCATTGAAGATCAAGAGGTTAACTCTACCCTATCGGTCGGGCACCATGATGATGAGGAAGCCGAAGAGGGTTTCCTACTAAAGGCACGCAATGTCTGCACCGAAATACTGCCCATTAAGACCGATGAGAAGGGTCGCATATTTCTGAATTTTCGTGAGGCTAGCGCCATTATGAACGAGGATGAGATCAAGGATAAGTTaaggcaaaaatatttcaatttcggGCGAATCCTACCCAGACGTAGCTGGGCATCGGCCACACAACACGGTCTGCCCTTCAGTAgtgccacagcagcagcagcggcggccaTAACAACAGCTCCACCCCAGGCAATTGTCGGGGACTTGGCTGACGATTAA